In Leptospira perdikensis, the genomic window GGCGCTTTTGATAAAACCCGTCCTGCAGTGGCAATTGGAGCCGTTGGTGTGGCTCGTGCAGCACTTGACCATTCCATTCGTTATGCAAACACTCGTAATGCGTTTGGTAAACCGATCTCTGTAAACCAAGGTGTGAGTTTTATGATTGCTGAGATGGCTCGTGACATTGAAGCCGGAAGACTCCTTTGTTGGCAATCGGCTTGGCTCATTGATAACGGATTTAGAAATACATACCAAGCATCCATCGCAAAAGTATTTTGTGCTGATATGGCAATGCGTGTCACAACAGATGCAGTTCAAATCTTTGGTGGTTACGGATTCAACGAAGAATACCCTGTAGAAAAATTAATGCGTGATGCAAAAATCTTCCAAATCTACGAAGGAACTTCACAAATCCAACGTGTGATCATTTCTAAATTTCTCAATGATGGTGTTGGGATCGAAACTCCTAACGCATAAAGATTGGAATTAGGACAGGTGGAATTAAAACCAAATCCACTTGTCCTCTCCTAATATGTTCCTTCTCATCGACAACTACGACTCATTCACTTATATTCTGTACCAATACCTGAACCAAATCATACCAACCACTGTCATGCGACATGATGAAGACTTACCCGTAGATTTACAAAAAAAATACCAGGCAGTTGTTTTATCGCCGGGTCCAGGGCTTCCTAAAACTTCCGGAAAATTAATGAATCATATACAGGCAGTGTATGAGACAATGCCTGTGCTTGGGATTTGTCTCGGTCACCAAGCCATTGCTGAAACCTCCGGAGCGAGTTTGGAACAAACCCCCGAAGTGTTCCATGGAAGACCCTCTGAGATCCAACACAACGGCGAAGGGGTGTTTAAAAACATTCCTAATGGATTTTTAGCGAACAGGTATCATTCCTGGGCTGTTTCGAAAGTTTCTTTGCCAAACGAATTGGAAGTGACAGCGGAAACAAAAGATGGAGTCATAATGGGAATTCGTCACAGAAAATGGAATAAGGTATTTGGGGTACAATTCCACCCAGAATCCATCCTCACCGAACATGGGGAAACATTACTCCGTAACTTCTATGAGGAAGTTATCAAATGAAATATTTTTTAAGACTATTGTCCTATTCTGTGCACTACCGAGAACGATTTGTTTTGGGTTTAGTATTTGCCCTTTTGACAGCAGTTCTAAATGGTATTTCTCTTACGGCCCTTATCCCCCTTTTTGATTCGTTAGGTGGCGATAAAAACAATCGTTTTCATTTGGATTTAACACTGCCTGAAAAAACTATCCTCGTTCAAGAAGTTCTATTGGGTGAAGAAAGTTTGGATGGGCTTGAACGGCTGAAACGGGTCATTATTTCTGCAAAACTCCAAATCAATCAATTCACAGAAGATATGGAACCAAAAGAAGTCGTCTGGGCTGTCTGTATTGCTGTATTTCCACTTTATCTTTTAAAACTAGGAACTTACCTTTTATCTGTTTTTTGTATAGCGACTGCCGGTTATAAAGCAGTGAGAGACATTCGCCAAGAATTATTTCAAAAAGTCCAAAGGTTACCTCTCACTTATTTCTATAAAGAAAAAACGGGTCTTATCATGAGCCGTGTGATTAACGATGCTGAGATTGTTGCTGCTGTCATTTCGAGTAACTTACGTGATGCGGTGATTAACTTTTTTTATGTTTTAACACACCTAATGATTCTTATTTATTTGAATTCGGAATTATTAGTCCTAGCTTGTCTTACTATTCCGGTTGTGATATTGCCGGTAACATTATTTACGCGGAAAATTTCCTCTTCTACTGCTCGGTTCCAAGAAAAACTGGCCGACCTAAACAGTCATATTCAAGAATTCATTTCAGGAATTAAGGTCATCCGAACCTTTCGCCAAGAAAACCAGGATCTTAAAAAATTCGATCACATTAACTATAGAGTTTACCGACGAACTTTCAAAGGGCAGTTCTATTTACAAATGGCACCCAGTCTTGTGGAGTTGACATCTTCCATTGTGGTTCTTGGATACTTTGCAATGGGTGCTAAATTTATTTATTCCGGTAAATTCACACAAGGGGAGTTTATGGCATTTCTCCTTACCTTGTTATTTTTACTTCGTCCTCTTACGCAACTCTCCCAAATGGTGGGAAAAATCACCCAAGCCAATTCAGCAGGAAAACGGATTTTTGAAATCATCGATCGGGATTCTGAAGTAGTAGAACATGGAGATGAAGCCATTCTCGAAAAAATAGAGGAGGGGATTCAGTTTGATGACATCCATTTTTCTTATCCGGGAACCAACCAAGAAGTTCTAAAAGGAATCAACTTAGATATCAAACTGGGTGAAACTTATGCCTTTGTTGGAACTAGTGGTTCTGGTAAGTCCACACTCATGGATTTAATTCCAAGGTTCTTTGATCCTACAGCAGGAAAAATTCGCATCGATGGGATTGACATTCGTAACTACTCTCTTAAATCCCTTCGTAAAAAAATTGGAATTGTGACTCAGGAAATTTTTCTCTTCCACGGAACCATAGCAGAGAACATTGCTTATGGAACGGGTGCTGCAACACGTAAGGAAGTGGTTCGTGCAGCCCGTCTTGCCAATGCCCATGATTTCATTACTAATATGGAAAATGGATACGACACTGTTATTGGGGTTCGAGGGCTCGATCTCAGTGGAGGACAAAGGCAACGTTTGGTGATTGCCCGTGCCTTATTACGAAATGCGGAAATTATGATTTTAGATGAGGCAACAAGTGCCCTCGATGCAGAATCCGAAAGGTTAGTCAGTCGTGCTTTGGAACGCCTTTTTAAAAATAGAACTACCTTCATTATCGCCCATCGCCTGTCGACAGTACGTCGTGTAAAAAACATAGTGGTGATTGAAGATGGTGAGATTAAAGAACAGGGAGATCATGACTTCCTTTTGGCAGAGAATGGAATTTATAAAAAATTATATGACAGTCAATTTGCTGATGCGGAGATCCAAATATGAAAAGAGTTTTAATTGTTGATGATAATGATCGTTATGCGAACAATTTAAAATCATATTTTGATTCTCGAAATATTCCATCAGACAGAGCAGTGGATGCAAAAGAAGGACTGGTCCTTTTTTCTAAAAATCAAAATTACGATATGGTAGTTTCTGATGTGACTATGGAAACGCAAACCTCAGGTCTTTGGATGATGCGTAAAATTTACAAATCGGGTTACAAGGGAGTTCTTGTCATCGCTTCCACTGGATTCGATGTTTTTGGCGTGATGCCATTTTCTTCTTTGTTTTTGCCTTGGTTTTGTGGACTACATTGGATGATTCCGAAAGTCCCACTCAAACAAGGAACGGTGGAATGGGTTCCCACCGCCCTCTCAAAAGGAAAATCTAATCCTTTTTAGGAACTTTGATTTCTTCAATTGGATTGAAGAGATTGTTATGTTTTCCTTTCTTCAAATTGGAATACTTTCCTGAGTTTCCATCACTTCCTAATTGTTTCACTTCAATGATATCGAGTTTTGGATAGAATATCCAACCCGTTACAAAAGCTCCTCTGGCTCCTGGAAGGGTAGATTCCATTTTAACTTGGATGTATTTGTCTGTAAGTATGTCTTCACCAATGCGAACGGCAAATTCCTTTTTCGTTTCAGAAAGAATGAGACCAATTTCTTTGTTTTTAATATAAGATACAGGTCTGGATCGTTCGTTCGGTTCTGCTCTTAGATAGTCATCTTCAACGAGAATGATTGCATATTTTCCAAAAGCTTTTCTGCGAAGTAATGATTCTCCAATTCGTTTCCCAAGTTTTTCATCAGTCTGAGCTTCGTTCAAACGAATGAGGGCAAAAGTTGCCGAAAGAGTTGGATTTTTACTAATTTCATCAACGGCTAATAAAGCAAGATTTGGTTCTTCGGCCACCACTCGTTCCAATATCCGCAAACTTTCTCGACTGCCGTGAATGGCAAGTGCTTCCAATGCTGCTTCTTTGACCTCTTGTTCATTGGACTTTAAAAATTTATCAAATACTTCTACATCAGCATCTAATTTATGATAGGCGAGTCCACGAAGGGATCCGGAAACAATGACAACATATTCGGAAGCAAGTCCTGTTGTGAGGATCATTTCTCTACCAGCGGGGTCTCTCGTTTTACCAAGTCCTTCGTAACTGACAGCAATCACTTCAGGATCTTCCGCTTTGGTTCCTGCAATAAAATAAGACAATGAACGTTTGTCCCCAAGATCCGACAAAGCTTTGTAAGCCGCTGGTCTTACTTGGTAACCATCTCGATCAATTGCGGTTTGTAAACTCACACGGCCGGCTTTCAATCGACCGAGAGCTAGTGCTGCTGCCGAACGAACACGGGGGATCGGATGGGTGGCCAGAATTTTTTCTAAGTTTTTGGAGTTTCGATAGTATTCCCATTGGAAAACTTTCACAAGACCAGTACGGATTTGGTCAGTGTATTCTCTGTCTTTTTTTTCTTCGTCTGAAAAAACTTCTTCTTCTTCCTTTTTGACTAATTCATTAATTTGTTCGTCAACTTTTGCCTTTCCTGTAACTTTCGTTTTGCGATTGAGGCGTTTAATGGAAATTTTAGAACCAACATCTTCTTTTTTAGTAATAATCTTTTCTGGTTTTTTTGGTTTATCTTTTTTATCATCTATAATGATGGGATCTTCTACTACAGGATTGATTTCTGGATCGGCAATGTCTTTTCCTTTGGCATAGTTAGCCGAATCCGATCGAATATTACGAATAGCATTTTGAATTCCAATAGCTTTTGGGCTGTATTGTTTTAGAGAATCTAAAATATTACCTAATTCATAAGTCACACGACCTATGGCAGGCCCATCAAAGTCGTTGGGTGTGCTTTCAATTAAGTCTTGGTTGGTTTGTACGAGACCAGGAAGTTTTGTAATGATAGGTGGGAGGTCTTCTTCTAAATAGGCTGCGGCTTGCATTTCTTGATTTGCCGGTTCCCCCACAGTTTTTTTGCTATCAGCACGAAGAGCTACGTTTTCCCCAAATTCTAAAAGTGCAATGGTTCTGTGTGCTTCTTGGATAAATTCATCATACTTACGATTGTTTGTTACTGGAACCAATACTTGTTTTGTTTTATGAGGATCTAAATCGGTTCCTTGGTATTCTTGATACCTTGGTGAAACGTCTGTTAACTGGTATGGCCTTGCAGTGGAACAACCTATCAACAGAACAAGGACCACCCATAAACTGCTCTTCCAAATTATGTCTTGACCCTTTTGAAACATCTGATAGCCTACTTCCATACTTTGAATATCGGATACTTACTATAAGTAAAATTAGCGGCAATCTAGCTGGTCTCAAGCCAAACCAACTAAAAAAGTTAAAATCTCTCTCCGAAAGGCGTCTGAGAGAGGATTCTATCATTTCTATGGACCTGGCACGGCTCGTAGGTGAGATTTCGGTAGAAATTCGTAGGCAAGTCGGCCTTCTCATTGAGAGGACAGGTTATGTCACTCATTTGATTGTTGGTAATGACAACTCCATCGAAATTCCTCATTTGGATCGTTATCGTGTGGCGCATTCTCGTCTGCGAGGGCTGCGGCTCTTTCATACACACCTCAAAGAACACCCGTTAAACCAAGAAGACTTAATGGACCTTGTGTTGAACCGTTTTGATTCGATCACTGCAGCCTGTGTTGGTTCTGACGGAATTCCCAAATACTTTTTTTCTGCCTTTATTAATCCAGATCCAGATGCAAAGGAACCTTGGATCCTATCTCCCAAACAATATCCAGGGCAGTTGAAGTATGGATACTCAGAACAAGTGGAAGCACTTGAATCTGAATTCACTAAAAAGACGTCGACCTTAAAGGAGTCCCAAAAAGAAAATCGGGCTTTCCTCGTAGGTGTGTATGATGTCCGGAAGATGAAACGGTCGCCTGATCATTCGATGGCGGAACTTAAAGAACTCTGTCGCACTGCTGGCATTCATGTTGTGGATACCTATGTTCAAAAAAGAGATCCCGATCCCAAAACCGTCGTTGGAAAAGGAAAGTTACAAGAAATCATTCTCACCTCAGTCCATAAAGATATAGAACATTTGATTTTTGATTTAGAACTTACACCTTCTCAGGCAAAAAAAATCTCCGATGCCAGCGATTTAAAAATCATTGATCGCACCCAACTCATTTTAGATATCTTCTCGAAAAATGCAAAATCGAGAGATGGAAAACTCCAAGTGGAACTGGCCCAACTCAAATATTTAAAAAACCGGCTTTCTGAATTAGATGACAATATGAGTCGCCTAACAGGTGGTATTGGTGGAAGAGGGCCAGGGGAAACTAAATTAGAAATTGGAAACAGACGAGTCGAAGAAAAAATCACTCGTTTGGAAAATGAATTAAAAGATCTAAAACGCCGTAGGGAACTGAACCGTAAGTCACGTTCCAGAAATGAAATCCCCATTGTGGGAATTGTTGGTTATACAAATGCTGGGAAGTCAACCCTCCTCAATGCTTTAACCAATTCTACAGTCATAGCAGAAGACAAACTCTTTGCTACTTTGGATCCTACAACTCGTCGAATTCGTTTTCCAGAAGAAAGAGAGATCATCATTTCTGATACAGTTGGTTTTATTCATGATCTTCCACCAGATCTCTCGCAAGCTTTCAAAGCTACCCTCGAGGAATTGGGGGATGCGGATCTGTTACTGCATGTGGTTGATTCCACAAACTTAAGTTATGCGGAACAAATGGAAGCTGTAGACACCATTCTTAATTCATTACAATTAAATGAAATTCCGAGAATGGTAGTTTTTAACAAAGCGGATGGGTTGGATGAAGAGACACGTGCCTCATTTGAAAAAAATGATGTTTTACTTGTTTCTGCTGTTACACGCGCCGGCCTTTCCCATCTTTTAGGTCTGATTGAAGAGGAAATTTGGAAAACAAAAGAACAAAAACCGACTCTCGTTTCTACTCCCAGTGAGTGATGGCTTCCTGTTTTGTATTAAAAATTTGAACCTTACGTGGCAAATCCATTAGGCGAATCACGTTTTCTAAAAAGTGATTCAGTCCTCCAATCAGAATTTTGCCATGATGGCTCTCCACCGTTTTGATGATTCCGATGAGTGTGGCGACCCCAATGCTATTGATGTAGTCCAGTTTTGTGAGTTCTAAGATAATATTGTAAACGGCATCCCGAAAGATGACGGAAATATTCCGATTGATTTCATAAGCGTTGGTATTTGTGATCTGACCCACGAACGAAACAACCAGAACTCGTTCGCCTTTGATATCGACGAATTCTGTTTTTAAATCTAGAGAGGGAAATTGTAAATTCGCCATCGCGACTTACAACTTTTCCAAGAGCCGAATGGCCACAGTTTTTTGTTTGATGATGGAAGACATAGTATCAATTTCCTGCAGAGATTTCTGAAATTCTCCTTCGGTCGCTGCGTGTGTGACAACAATCACTGACACAGGTTCGGAAGTGGACTCTCTCTGTTGGACGGATGCAATTGAAATATTATGACGGCCGAGGACTTGAGAAATTTCAGCAAGAACCCCGGGTTTGTCTACCGTGGAAAAACGTAGGTAATAACGAACCAAATTGTCTGGCTCTGGAAAGGCTTTGGCTTCCGGAAAAAGGTTATTTTCCTTCGCGATGTCTTTACTACCCAGTCGTGTTGCATAATAAATGATGTCGGAGAGAACGGCACTGGCTGTAGGCATTCCACCGGCTCCTTTTCCTGTGATCATTCCTGAATCTGCTTCTTTGGTTTTATAAAATACTGCATTGGATTCATTCATCACATTTGCTAAAGGATGGTCGAGGGGAACAAGAGTTGGGTGAACCTTGGTAAGGACACCCGCCGAACTTCGTTTAGAGATTCCCAAAAGTTTGATTCGGTAGCCGAGAGAAAGGGCAGATTGGATATCAGATGATTGTAATTCAGAGATTCCTTTTACCGATAATGAGGAGAACGAAACATACTCGCGAAAAGCAAGACTCGCAAGCAAACTGATTTTGTGACCTGCGTCTATTCCTTCCACATCAAAGGTGGGATCTGCCTCCGCAAATCCTAACTCTTGGGCTTTCTTCAAAGCAGTGGAATAATCCCAAGACTCCTGTTCCATTTTGGTTAGGATGAAATTGGTAGTCCCATTCAGAATTCCGCAAATCACTTCAAACTCGCAAGAGGAAAGACCATCCCTTAAAGTGCGGATGATAGGAATGGAACCTGCGACCGCTGCTTCATACCCCAGTTCTGCTCCTGTTTTAGTAGAGATCGGATACAATTCCCTACCTTTTTCGGATAACAACGCCTTATTGGCCGTGATGACAGTTTTGCCATTTTCTAAAGCAGACCGAACCGCTTTGTAGGCCATATCGGTTCCGCCTATCAATTCAACAATCATATCGATATCCGAACGATTTGTAACAGATAGTACATCGTCCGTTACTTGAACGTTTGTTTTACCTTGGAGTTTTCCCGGGCTACGAGTAGCAATCGCCGTTAGTTGTAAGTTGATTCCATAATGATTTTGGATTTTTTCTCGGTTTTTTTCCAAGAGTTGGAGTAAGCTAGTGCCGACGACTCCGGCACCCAATAGACCAATACGAACTTCTTTCATCTAGGATCACGATTTCGTAGGAGAAAAGGAAACACACTTAAAAAAATTTTAAAAAAAAACAAATTTGAGAAGAAGTTCTTCAGCTTTTTTTGATTTCATGTGATAACTATAATTAGAATTGTCTCGGCAATAAGGATTATCATTATGGCAACGAAAAAATCATCATCTGCCGCTAAGAAGAAGGCTGTCAAAAAAGCGGCTAAGAAAACAAATACGGTTAAGAAACAATCTACAAGAAACGAAAGTGCATCACTTTTCAGAAACGATGAGTCCGCGCAAGTTTCCCTTCAATCCCCGGTATCTCATTCCGACGGATCTTCCCATGGTACAAAAGAATCCGGAAATGGAGTGTATCTATTTTTGGTTTTGGCCGGAGTGCTTGCAATCGGGTATTTAGGATATGTAAAATACTTCAAAACAAAAGCTCCAGTAGCTGTTACATCTGCTCCTGCTGATGCACAGACCAAACCAGTGGCTGCAGAACCTGAGAAAAAAGTAGAAGAGACTCCGGCTCCAGAAGAATCTACTGCTGGATTCCTCGTGGACAAAGTAGCTTCTAAAAAATGGTCAGAAGCCGCAGCATATTGTAAATCCGTAGGTGGAGTGGTTCCTTCTAAAGATGATCTCGTAAAATTTGCAGCAACGGCTCCAAAAGAGATTAAATCAAGCGAAGAGAAATATTGGACTAAAACAGAAGTGGATAAGAAGTCAGGTTTAGCTTACCGTTTTTCTAACGGAAAAGCACCAAAAGTTGATAAAGCTACTTCTTTAAAGGTTCTTTGTAAAAACTAATCTCTAACGAGAGTTTGATTGGATCGGGGCTAGAATTTCTCTTCTGATTTTGTCCGCAAGGTCAGAAGAAGCAAAAATCTTCCCCGATGCATCTGTTAAATAGAAACTATCTTTCGCACGGCCAGTTTCGAAATCGGTTTCAATCGTAGCACTGCGAATGTTGATTTGGTTTTGCATTAGAATTCGCGAAACATAATACAACAGACCCCTTCCTGCACTACTTTCCAAATACAAACAAGTTTCATTCCGTTCGGGAAGATCGCTAAAAATAAATTCAGGTGTTTCTCGAAAGAAGGTAGCGATTGCAGGTTCTTGGATTTGTAACTTTTCTAAAATTTCTTCGAACTTAGTATTTTTAGAAAATAAGGAATCCATCATCATCCCTAATTTGAAAGCGGCTTGGGTAGTATCACCACCATCTGCTTGTAAAATGAACGAATCGATTGTAAATTCCCTTCCTTTCTCGATTACAGTGCTCAGTTCACCGGAAAGGATGTCCATTTTCAGAGCATAAATGATCGTAGCGATTCGGTGGAAGGTACCAATTTGGGTAGAATCCGTTTTTAGGGAAATTAGGATGTTTTCCTTCTCTCGTTTGTATTGAAACTCGATCAATGTGGC contains:
- a CDS encoding anthranilate synthase component II — its product is MFLLIDNYDSFTYILYQYLNQIIPTTVMRHDEDLPVDLQKKYQAVVLSPGPGLPKTSGKLMNHIQAVYETMPVLGICLGHQAIAETSGASLEQTPEVFHGRPSEIQHNGEGVFKNIPNGFLANRYHSWAVSKVSLPNELEVTAETKDGVIMGIRHRKWNKVFGVQFHPESILTEHGETLLRNFYEEVIK
- a CDS encoding ABC transporter ATP-binding protein encodes the protein MKYFLRLLSYSVHYRERFVLGLVFALLTAVLNGISLTALIPLFDSLGGDKNNRFHLDLTLPEKTILVQEVLLGEESLDGLERLKRVIISAKLQINQFTEDMEPKEVVWAVCIAVFPLYLLKLGTYLLSVFCIATAGYKAVRDIRQELFQKVQRLPLTYFYKEKTGLIMSRVINDAEIVAAVISSNLRDAVINFFYVLTHLMILIYLNSELLVLACLTIPVVILPVTLFTRKISSSTARFQEKLADLNSHIQEFISGIKVIRTFRQENQDLKKFDHINYRVYRRTFKGQFYLQMAPSLVELTSSIVVLGYFAMGAKFIYSGKFTQGEFMAFLLTLLFLLRPLTQLSQMVGKITQANSAGKRIFEIIDRDSEVVEHGDEAILEKIEEGIQFDDIHFSYPGTNQEVLKGINLDIKLGETYAFVGTSGSGKSTLMDLIPRFFDPTAGKIRIDGIDIRNYSLKSLRKKIGIVTQEIFLFHGTIAENIAYGTGAATRKEVVRAARLANAHDFITNMENGYDTVIGVRGLDLSGGQRQRLVIARALLRNAEIMILDEATSALDAESERLVSRALERLFKNRTTFIIAHRLSTVRRVKNIVVIEDGEIKEQGDHDFLLAENGIYKKLYDSQFADAEIQI
- a CDS encoding response regulator, with the translated sequence MKRVLIVDDNDRYANNLKSYFDSRNIPSDRAVDAKEGLVLFSKNQNYDMVVSDVTMETQTSGLWMMRKIYKSGYKGVLVIASTGFDVFGVMPFSSLFLPWFCGLHWMIPKVPLKQGTVEWVPTALSKGKSNPF
- a CDS encoding HEAT repeat domain-containing protein; this translates as MFQKGQDIIWKSSLWVVLVLLIGCSTARPYQLTDVSPRYQEYQGTDLDPHKTKQVLVPVTNNRKYDEFIQEAHRTIALLEFGENVALRADSKKTVGEPANQEMQAAAYLEEDLPPIITKLPGLVQTNQDLIESTPNDFDGPAIGRVTYELGNILDSLKQYSPKAIGIQNAIRNIRSDSANYAKGKDIADPEINPVVEDPIIIDDKKDKPKKPEKIITKKEDVGSKISIKRLNRKTKVTGKAKVDEQINELVKKEEEEVFSDEEKKDREYTDQIRTGLVKVFQWEYYRNSKNLEKILATHPIPRVRSAAALALGRLKAGRVSLQTAIDRDGYQVRPAAYKALSDLGDKRSLSYFIAGTKAEDPEVIAVSYEGLGKTRDPAGREMILTTGLASEYVVIVSGSLRGLAYHKLDADVEVFDKFLKSNEQEVKEAALEALAIHGSRESLRILERVVAEEPNLALLAVDEISKNPTLSATFALIRLNEAQTDEKLGKRIGESLLRRKAFGKYAIILVEDDYLRAEPNERSRPVSYIKNKEIGLILSETKKEFAVRIGEDILTDKYIQVKMESTLPGARGAFVTGWIFYPKLDIIEVKQLGSDGNSGKYSNLKKGKHNNLFNPIEEIKVPKKD
- the hflX gene encoding GTPase HflX, producing MDLARLVGEISVEIRRQVGLLIERTGYVTHLIVGNDNSIEIPHLDRYRVAHSRLRGLRLFHTHLKEHPLNQEDLMDLVLNRFDSITAACVGSDGIPKYFFSAFINPDPDAKEPWILSPKQYPGQLKYGYSEQVEALESEFTKKTSTLKESQKENRAFLVGVYDVRKMKRSPDHSMAELKELCRTAGIHVVDTYVQKRDPDPKTVVGKGKLQEIILTSVHKDIEHLIFDLELTPSQAKKISDASDLKIIDRTQLILDIFSKNAKSRDGKLQVELAQLKYLKNRLSELDDNMSRLTGGIGGRGPGETKLEIGNRRVEEKITRLENELKDLKRRRELNRKSRSRNEIPIVGIVGYTNAGKSTLLNALTNSTVIAEDKLFATLDPTTRRIRFPEEREIIISDTVGFIHDLPPDLSQAFKATLEELGDADLLLHVVDSTNLSYAEQMEAVDTILNSLQLNEIPRMVVFNKADGLDEETRASFEKNDVLLVSAVTRAGLSHLLGLIEEEIWKTKEQKPTLVSTPSE
- a CDS encoding STAS domain-containing protein — its product is MANLQFPSLDLKTEFVDIKGERVLVVSFVGQITNTNAYEINRNISVIFRDAVYNIILELTKLDYINSIGVATLIGIIKTVESHHGKILIGGLNHFLENVIRLMDLPRKVQIFNTKQEAITHWE
- a CDS encoding homoserine dehydrogenase, whose amino-acid sequence is MKEVRIGLLGAGVVGTSLLQLLEKNREKIQNHYGINLQLTAIATRSPGKLQGKTNVQVTDDVLSVTNRSDIDMIVELIGGTDMAYKAVRSALENGKTVITANKALLSEKGRELYPISTKTGAELGYEAAVAGSIPIIRTLRDGLSSCEFEVICGILNGTTNFILTKMEQESWDYSTALKKAQELGFAEADPTFDVEGIDAGHKISLLASLAFREYVSFSSLSVKGISELQSSDIQSALSLGYRIKLLGISKRSSAGVLTKVHPTLVPLDHPLANVMNESNAVFYKTKEADSGMITGKGAGGMPTASAVLSDIIYYATRLGSKDIAKENNLFPEAKAFPEPDNLVRYYLRFSTVDKPGVLAEISQVLGRHNISIASVQQRESTSEPVSVIVVTHAATEGEFQKSLQEIDTMSSIIKQKTVAIRLLEKL